AGCTCGCTGATGAGGTTATTTATCATCTTTTGTTTTTTTAACTGATCCAAAAATTTCTCGTTGTGTGCAACCAATTTTATGAACAATAGCCAACAGCTAATAGCCAATAGCTGAATTTTTATCCCTTGAAAATAAAAAATTTGCGCATGGCAAAGTTTATCAATAGAGCTGAAACCAGATTGGCAGTGAAAGCATAGGTCGTTTGCATATTGTAATATCTGATTAAGAATCCCATTAGACCTGTCCCTACACCCATGCTTACGCCGGACACAAGATAAAATAAGCCGATTTCAATAATTCTGTTATGCCGGCCGGATTCGAATACCCAAAATATGTTAAGGAGGTAGGCAACCAGGTTGCTGAAGATCCAGGCGACGCCGTTAGACAACATGGAATTGAGTGAACGGGTTGCGACATCTACTGCTGCAACAGATAATCCTAACGTTGCCACCGCGTAGTCATTTTCCTGTAGCGATGGGAAAATCTTCCACGCAGCAAGATGAAAAATGATTATGTGCACGATAGTAGCAGCACCACCCGAAAGGCTGTATTTCACAAACTGAACCAAGGGTCCGGATTTTATTTTTACTCCATCTTCCATCCTGGCTCTCTTTCCGGCGTCACGGGCGCGCCTGCCTCTTCCAGTTTCTGCTCGGGATTCTTCAAATCAGTTTCAATTAGGGCTCGCAATTTTTTCAAAACAAGGAAATGTTGGTTTTTTGATGAAAGTTTTGGGGATGTTCAGAACTTAAAGGAAAACACGGAAAAGTGCAAGGGAAAAGAGGTGGGGGTTTATTTAAGTTGATTTCAAAATTTGATATTCCTGGGAATTCATAATATTAACAAAGGGATTTAACACGATCATCACCGCAAAAGGGATTAAGAGCACTTGGCTGGGAATCTGAAATGCACTTCTGAGAGAGCACTGAACGCATTGAAAATACCCGCTCCCTTTTGTTGGTGCATGAATTAATTGCGAGCTGCTTGCTATGAACTGACGAACTCGAATCTGTTCAGTTCCTTCCTTGCTTGGATACATGGGCTAACGATTCCTCGCTCAAAGCTTCAATAAGTGGTGCACGAATTCTCTTCCACTGGTCGTGAAATGGACATGGATTGTCATCATGACACTCGGGCAGGCCAAGAGCGCAGTCATGTGTTAGCGTTGTGCCATCAATGGTTTTCACGATGTCAATGAGGAATATTTGATCCACAGGGCGCCCAAATGAGAACCCTCCTTGCCTTCCTTTAGATGAGTTTAGAATTCTGGCTTTCACCAAAGATTGAAAAGTTTTCGCCAGAAACGGGGCCGGCGTTTCTGCTTGTTCGGCTAATTCCCGAATTCTCCAAAACTGTTTCTCAGGATGGCGAGCCATCTCCACCAAACCCCTTAAAGCATACTCACAAGCACGACTGAATATAACGGGCATTTGAACCTTCTCATTTTTGGTTTAGCAGAATTCGTTTGCAATGTAACCAATCAGAGAATTAAAGGCAAATTAAATCGGATAAAAATATCCTAAAAAACTTGAAACATTTATAAACCTTGCGTAGTATCCTTTAATAGGATAAAATTATCCGATTTAAAGTAGTCGGGTAATTATTCAAATATTCACAAACAAAGGAGGTCTGAAAAATGAATGGAAAAATGTTCAGTTTCGTAACCCTGGTTCTGGGGATGTTATTCATAGGTCACGTAGACATTGCCCATAGCTATCCGTGGTTTGCGCGGAGACTCGTGGATAGCTGCAACAAATGCCATACTGCTTTCCCGCAGAATAACGACTACGGACAGTACGTCAAGTATTCCGGCTATGAGTTGCCGCAGATGAGCTATGACGGACTGGAGGAGTCAATGATACGCCGCTTCCTAAGATATTTCCCCGTGGCAGGTCGCTTTGAAATCGACGCTATCAACTCCGGACCGTCTGAGCTAAGAGGTGATGTCAACATGCGGGAAGCCCAGCTGATTAGCGGTGGCAGCATCTTGAATAATAAGGTGAGCTGGTGGTTCCATAAGCACGTGGTCGAAGAAAATGAATTTATCAGCCTGTTCGACGGGACTCCACATGAGATGTGGGGCCAGTACAATCTCAGATTCAGCAAAAATGACGTGACCAGGGTTAGTCTGCGCTACGGTATGTCAGAGCTGCCCCTGGCTTTCTCACCCAGCAAAACCATGCTGAGCGAGATTCCATACGCTATTTATAATGCTGCCCTAGGTGCAAATAATTTCACGCTGAGCATACCGGAGTACGGCTTCTCTATCTTTGCCACTAACATGGGCGGAGATAATTACAATCAGGTCAAGGCCAATGCGCAGTTGGCCGTAGTTAACGGCAAGGCTGAGTTCTCTAGCGGCTTTAGCAACATCTTTGGTCGAGCGTCTGTGCCAATTGGAAGGACCTCGCTGGGCACTTTTGCCTACTTTGGCTCCGGGGAGCTCATGATGGCCATAGCAGACGAACACGGCGAAGAGCATGGTGAAGAAGGAGGAGAGCATGGAGAGGAACCCATGGAACACGATATGGGCATGATGATGGATAATAGCTTTTACCGGCTTGGCCTGGATTTTACTTGCTCTATAGCGCCCAATGCCAATTTCTATGCCCTGGCTCTCTATGGCCGGGATAGTAACCCGCTGGCATTTGCTGAGAGCCGGGCTGGCCGATTTTTCGGCGGTTTTGCCGGTCTCGACTATTTCTTGAATGAAAGACTTATGCTGCAATTCCGCTACGACGGCGTCAGATTTGACAGCCCGACAGTCGCGCAGCACGACGATGAAATGGGTGAAGAGAACGAGGATTCAATGGACGATATGGATATGGATCACGAGGGCGAAGGCGGCCATGGCCACGGCGCCCTCGTAACTGCTGACATGGATGACATTGTCCTTGGCTTGCACTTTATACCATTTAAGCAATTCGAACGGCTGAAACTCGTGACTGAATATAAGTTTGGTCTCAAGGGGACAGGTGACTTACTGATGAGCGGCTTTCACCTGGCCTTCTAATTCTTCGAGGCGTTAATGAGTGAGATTGGTGATACTTATGATGAAGCTCGACTTGGGCGCGGGAGAGTCCCGGCCCTCAATATTAACGCTCTATATTAAGGAGAAAGAACGATGAAAGACAAAGTATTTCACAGCTTGATAGTCGTGTCGCTGCTATTCACCACTATCTCATTTGCCCAGTCGAGCGGCTATGCTGCTGACAAAGTAACAACTGGCGGCGTGATAAGCGGCCGCGTAACTTTTTCAGGACAACTAGTTGACCCGAAAATTCTAGTAGTAACTAAAGACAAGAACGTCTGCGGACGATCCACACACAAGGACGAGTCTTTGCTGGTAGGCGAAAATCACGGACTCAAAAACGTGGTCGTTTACTTGACCGATGTCAAGACCGGCAAAGCCTGGTCAGCCCCGGCGGCAGGCTATAAGCTCGATCAAGAGGGTTGCCAGTTTTCACCTCATATTATGGTCGTACCAGCCGGGCAGACGTTGGAGATACTCAACCCGGATGGCGTCCTGCACAACATTCACACGCACAGCGAGCGCAACGCCGCGGTCAATAAAGCCATGCCCAGGTTTCTCAAAAAACTGAAGCTAAGCTTTGAACAGCCGGAAATTATCAAAGTCAACTGCGATGTGCACAATTGGATGGGTGGCTGGATTGTGGTGGCCGCGAGCCCGTACTATGTACTGACTGACGAGCACGGCGACTTTGAGCTGGATGGCGTACCAGCCGGCACTTACAAGCTCAAATTCTGGCACGAGAAGCTGGGTGAGCAAACTCAGGCCGTGGTAGTCAAGCCCAATGAGACCGTAAAAGTGACCGCGGTATTCCAAGGGGCGCAGTAATTGAATACGCCAGCTATTACTGCCCCAACAGTCGAGTTGCCGCAGACGACTGCACCTGCAAAAGCCCAGCAGGCTGGATTTGCCATAGGCTTTATTTGGGCGGCGCTGAGTATTGCGCTGACGATGGGCTTTGCC
The candidate division KSB1 bacterium DNA segment above includes these coding regions:
- a CDS encoding GtrA family protein, coding for MEDGVKIKSGPLVQFVKYSLSGGAATIVHIIIFHLAAWKIFPSLQENDYAVATLGLSVAAVDVATRSLNSMLSNGVAWIFSNLVAYLLNIFWVFESGRHNRIIEIGLFYLVSGVSMGVGTGLMGFLIRYYNMQTTYAFTANLVSALLINFAMRKFFIFKG
- a CDS encoding Rrf2 family transcriptional regulator, producing the protein MPVIFSRACEYALRGLVEMARHPEKQFWRIRELAEQAETPAPFLAKTFQSLVKARILNSSKGRQGGFSFGRPVDQIFLIDIVKTIDGTTLTHDCALGLPECHDDNPCPFHDQWKRIRAPLIEALSEESLAHVSKQGRN